Genomic DNA from Comamonas antarctica:
GCCCTTGCGGTCGCAGGCCCAGCGCAGTGCCTGAAGCAAGGGGGTGCCGAGCGCCACGCCCAGGTGCGTTTCGATCAATTCGTCGGCGGGTGCAATGCTCAGCCGCTGGCGCGCCGTGGCCAGCGGGCGCGGGCCGCGCGTCAGCGCCTCGACCACGGACAGCTGCGCCAGCTGCGGCGCGATGCGCTCGTAGAGGGTCTGTTCGACATACATCTGGCTCAGGCAGAACGGCTGGTCGCCGCAGCAATGCAGGCCCAGCAGGCGCTGGTAGGCCGGTGCGATTTCACCCTGCACGCTGGCCAGGCCCGCGGGAATGGCGGGCAGGCAGCAGGACTCGCTGGCCAGCAGGCGGTAGCCGGTGTTGCCATGGAACACGACCAGTTCCTTCCAGCGTGAGGGCAGCAGGAACGACGGCGGGCGCTGCGGCGCGGCCATGACCTGGGTGCCGCCGCGCTTGCGCGTCCGGAGCAAGCCTTCGCCGACCAGCCGGCCCAGCGCCATGCGCACCGTGGTGCGCGAGGCGCTGTGCAGTGCTTCCAGTTGTTCCACGGTGGGGATCGAGCTGCCCACGGGCCATTGCCCGGTGACGATCTTGTGGCGAAACAGCCCGGCAAGCTGGAGGTAGCGCTTTTCCTGGGGCACGCGGGGGCTGGCGGTGGCTTCGGTCAGCATGGGGTGCTTTGGCTGTCAATAATGTGCTGATTCTGGTATTTAAGCGCCAAAGCAAACCTGGGGGAAACCCGCGGTGGCCACGCGCCGGGCTGGGGCCAATCTCCTGTTTTTGCGCCGATCTCCCGTTGACTTTTACACTTGCCGGTTTCGGCGCCGCCGGCAATGGCCGGGCGGGCAGTGAAGGCAACGGGCGCGGCCCGGGAACGTGGAGTCGGATGCAGCAGCACACATGGCAGTTTTTCCGTGCCGGGGGAGTGGACCAGGTGTCCATCCGTACCGGAGAAGATATCGCCCACATCGGCGAATTGGACCAGAAGCTATGGGTGGCGCTGGCGTGCCCGACACGGGGCATCGAATTCGACTGCGCCACGCTGGATCTGATCGACCAGGACAAGGACGGCCGCATCCGCGCGCCGGAACTGGTGGCCGCCTGCCAGTGGGCCGCGGCCCAGGTCAGCGATCTCGAGGTGCTGACCAGCGGCAGCGATGCGCTGCAGCTCGCGAGCCTGCGCACCGATACCGAGGACGGCATGGCGCTGCATGCCGAAGCCGAACGCATCCTGCGCTGGGCCGGACGCGAGGGCGAAGACGGGCTGACGCTGGCCGAGGTGCAGAACCGCCTGAAGGCCTTGAATGCCATGCCGTTCAATGGCGACGGCCTGATCAACCCGGACACCCTGCCCGATGCCCCGCTGCTGAGCGAACTGGTGCGCCGCATCATGGCGCTCTATGGCGAAAGCCAGGGCGTTGATGGCAAGCCGGGCATGGGGCAGGCCGCGCTGGATGCGTACTTTGCCGACGTGCGCGCCATCCATGCCTGGCACGAGCAGGCACTGGCGCATGACTGCGTGCTGACGCAGCGCGACGCGGCCATGGCGGCGGCGCAGGCGCTGAATGCGGTGCAGGACAAGATCGAGGATTTCTTTGCGCGCACGCGCCTGGCGGCGTTCGATGCCACGGCACTGGTGCCGCTGCGCCCGAGCGCCGAAGGCTATGCGGCGCTGGGCCAGGACCTGCTGAGCAGCCGCAGCGATTCGATTGCCGCACTGCCGCTGGCGCCCATCGTCGCGGGCGGCGCGCTGCCGCTGGTGCAAGGGCTGAACCCGGCATGGAGCGAGGCCATGCAGAAGTTCCACCGCCATGTGGTGGTGCCGCTGCTGGGCGCCGACGTGCAGACGCTCAATGCCGTGCAGTGGCAGGCATTGCAGGCCCAGCTCGCGCCCTGCCAGGCGTGGCTGGGCGAGTATCCGGCCTCGGCGCTGGGCGACATGTCGGCGGCGCAGGCGCAGAAACTGCTGGATGGCGGCGCCGAGGCCGAGCTGCAGCAGCTGATTGCGCGCGATACCGAGGAAAAGCAGCACAACCAGTACGCGGTGCAGCTGGAAAAGCTGATCCGTTTCCAGCGCGACCTGCTCAAGCTGCTGAACAACTTCGTCAATTTTGCCGACTTCTACCGCCGCGAGGGCGCGGCCTTCCAGGCCGGCACGCTGTATCTCGACGGCCGCAGCTGCGAGCTCACGGTCGATGTGGCCGACGTGGCCGCGCATGCCAAGCTCGCCGGCCTGGCCAAGGTCTACCTGGCCTATTGCGAATGCCGGCGCGAGGGCAAGAAGCGCAGCATCGTCGCGGCCTTCACCGCGGGCGATGTCGATTTCCTGCTCGTGGGGCGCAACGGCCTGTTCTATGACCGCGACGGCCACGACTGGGATGCGACCATCACGCGCATCATCGAGAACCCGACCAGCATCGGCCAGGCGTTTGCCGCGCCCTACAAGAAGTTTCTGCGCATGATCGAGGAGCAGGTGGCCAAGCGCGCCGCGTCGCAGGAAGCCAGCGTGACCTCGAGCCTGTCCACCCAGGCGCATGCGCTGGTCGCCAACCCCGCGGCCGCGCCGGTGCTCACGCCCGGACTGCGCAAGACCGATGTCGGCACCGTGGCCGCCATCGGCGTGGCGCTGGGCAGCCTGAGCGCGGTGGCGGTGGGCATCTTCGGCAAGTTCATTGAACTCGGCCCGTGGATTCCAATTGCGCTGCTGGGCATCATCATGGCGATTTCCGGCCCGAGCATGCTGATTGCCTGGCTCAAGCTGCGCCAGCGCAGCCTCGGTCCGATCCTGGATGCGAGCGGCTGGGCCATCAACGGCCGCATGAAGATCAACCTGCGCCTGGGACGCTCGCTGTCGCAGACCGGCAAGGTGCCGGTGCAGGCATCGCGGCTGCTGAACGACCCCTATGCCGATCCGCGGATGGGCCTGTGGGGCGTGGGCGCGCTGGTGCTGGCCGCGGGGCTGATGTTCCTGGCCTGGCGCCTCGACTGGTTCGACAGCTGGCTGCCCGTCGCGGCGCAGCCGGCAGCGACCGCGCCGGCCGCGGCCGGCGGCGCGCCCGTGCCCGGCACTCCTATCCCTTGAAGCGCAGCGCCTTCTCGATCTTGTTGCGCGGCACGGTGGTTTTCGGCACCTTGAACGGAAACCAGCTGCGCACGTCCTGCTCGACACCCACGCCGTGCATGAAGTTGTAGATGGCCTTCTTCAGCACTGCGCCCAGCGCGTCGTGGTCGACGCCGCTGGGGTCGTGGAAGCCGATGTCGTTCTTGGCGAACTGCACGGGCGGCATGGGCGTGAGCGTGATGCCGTATTCCTCGGGGTTCAGGCCCACGGGCGAGTGCACGGTGCAGCTGAAGCGGTGGAAGAAGCCGCTCTGGATGCAGCCATGCTCGAACAGCTGGCGCACGTATTCGAGCGCATCCACCGTGTCCTGCACGGTCTGCGTCGGGAAACCGTACATCAGATAGGCATGCACCAGGATGCCGGCCTCGGAAAACGCCTTGGTGACGCGCGCCACCTGGTCGACCGACACGCCTTTTTTCATCAGTGCCAGCAGCCGGTCGGACGCGACTTCGAGTCCGCCTGACACCGCAATGCATCCGCTGTCGGCCAGCAGGTTGCACAGCTCGGGGCTGAAAGTCTTCTCGAAACGGATGTTGCCCCACCAGCTGATGTCGGTGCCGCGCTCGAGCAGCTCCTGGGCCAGCGCCTTGAGCGCCTTGGGCGGCGCGGCTTCGTCAACGAAATGGAAGCCGGTCTGGCCGGTCTCGGCGACGATGGAATCGATGCGGTCGGCCAGCACGCTGGCGCTCGCGCCTTCGTAGCGGCCGATGTAGTCGAGGCTCACATCGCAGAAGCTGCACTTCTTCCAGTAGCAGCCATGCGCCACGGTGAGCTTGTTCCAGCGGCCGTCGCTCCAGAGCCGGTGCATGGGATTGAGCATGTCGAGCAGCGACAGGTAGCTGTGCAGCGGCAGGCCGTCCCAGGTGGGCGTGCCGACCTCGGCAAATGCCACGTCGGCCTCCATCATGTTGGTGTAGCGCACCACGCCTTGCGGATCGCGCTGGTAGGTGCGCACCAGGCGCGAGGCGCCGCGCTGGCCCTGCAAATGCTCGAGCAGCGCCAGCAGCGGGCGCTCGCCCGCGTCCAGCGTCACGAAGTCGAAGTAATCGAACACGCGCGGCTCGGTCAGCTCGCGCAGTTCGGTGTTGACGAAGCCGCCCCCCAGCACCAGCCGGGTCTGGGGCGCATGCGCCTTGATGGTCTGGGCAATGCGGAACGCCGCATAGACCGAGCCCGGGAAGGGCACGGACAGCAGCACCACGTCGGGCCGGTGGCGCTCGAGTGCCTCCAGCGTGAGCTGGTGCAGCGTGGCATCGACCAGCGTCATGGGCGCGGCCAGCGCCTGCGCCAGCGGCTCGAAGCTGGCCTGGCTGCCGGCCAGCGATTCGGCGTAGCGCACGAACTCGAAGCGCGGGTCGGCCGCGTCGCGCAGTACATCGGCCACGTCGTTGAGGTACAGCGTGGCAATGTGCTTGGCACGGTCCTGCTGGCCCAGCGCGCCGAACGCCCAGCCCAGCGGATCGCCGCTGCCGTCGTCGATATAGCCTTCGAGCGCGTCGAAACGCGGGCCTTCGGGTAGGTACTGGCGGCTCACGATGCGGTGCGACAGCGTGCTGTCGCGGCCCTGCAGGAAGCCGATCACGCGGCCGATGGTCGCCAGGTAGCGGTCGCGCTGGCCCATGAAGGACTGCACCGCGGGGCTGAACGCGCGCTCGGGGTCCGCGTCGAACTGCTCCTGCACCAGGTCGATCACCTGCTGCAGGCCTTCGGGCGAGAGCAGGCGCAGCACCAGCGCCAGCGCCAGGTCCTCCTGCACCGCGGGCAGGCCGCGCGAGCGCAGGAAACCGGTGATATAGGCCGTCGAGGGGTAGGGCGTGTTGAGCTGCGTCATCGGCGGGATGACGGAGAGGATGCGTGGCGGCGCGGTGAGGGCTGTGGACATGGCGGGGGGCGGGACAGGGGCGCGGAAAGGAGCGGGGCGCAGGCACCCTGGGCCTGGATCTGTGGCGTCCGCGCGGTACGGCCAGCTTCAGGCAAAGCCCGCAAGTATAAAAAGATTGCGCATAACAGCGCTGGGCCGGGGTCGCTGCGCGTTCAGCCGCTGCCTTCGGAGATCCAGACCTTGCTGGCGCTGCCGCTGCGCGAGACATGCATGCGGTACTGGTAGCGTTCCGGGGCGTAGTAACCCAGCAGGTATTGGATGGGACGCTTTTGCGCGTCATAGACCACGCGCCGTACCTGCAGCAGCGGCGCGCCCGCGGGGATCCTCAGCGCGGCAGCGACATGCGCGGGCGCGATCGTGGCGCTGAGTTCCTGCTCGCCATGGTCGAACGGGTAGCCGGCCTGCTCCATCAGCGTCAGCAGCGGCATTTCCTCCAGCAGCGGCCGGACGATGGCGGCACCGACGCATTCGGGCAGCACCACTTCGGAATACATGACCGGTGCGCCGCTCGAACGGCGCACGCGCTGGATGCACAGCACCGGCGCCGCGGGGGGCAGCTGCAGCAGCCGCGCAATCTCCGTATCGCAGGCCTGGCGCGTGCACGACAGCACCTGGATACGCGTGCGCAGTCCCTGGCTCACGATGTTGTCGAGCAGGCCGTTGTGCAGCTTCGGGTGCCGGGTGGCCATGGCCTGGCCGATGGGCAGCGTGCCCTGGCCGCGCAGCCGCGTGACCAGGCCTTCCTCCTGCAGCCGCGCCAGCGCCGAGCGCACGGTGACGCGCGCCACGCCGAAGCCTTCGGCCAGCGCGCGCTCGCCGGGCAATGGAATGCCGACGGGGTAGGTGCCGTCGCGCAATCGCTCGCGGATGGTGTCGGCGACCTGGCGGAACAACGGCGGCTGGGACGGGCGGGGCATCGGATGGAGAAGCAGCGGCCCGGGCGGCCGCCGTAGCGAGGGATTATGCGCGCGGCGTGCAACGCGCGGCGTGCAACGCGCGGCATGCAATGCGCGGCATGCAACGCGCCGCAGCGCGGGCTCAGGCGTAGGTTTCGCCCAGCGCCAGCATCTCGGGCGTGCCGATGACGGCATTCAGGCCGTCGAAGCCCAGCATGCGGTCTTGCCAGGGCGCCGTCGTGCCATGCTGGTGCAGGCTGGCGAAGTAGCCCTGCAGCGTGTGCGCCAGCGCGCGCACCGTGCCGCCGGGAAAGATCACCAGGCGGTAGCCGATCTCCTCGAGTTCGGCGGCCGGCTTCACCGGCGTCATGCCGCCTTCGACCATATTGGCCATCAGCGGGCACAGCTGGCCCAGTTCGCGCTGCACCACGTCCATCTGCTCGCGCGTGCGCACGGCTTCGACGAACAGCAGGTCGGCGCCGGCTTCGGCATAGCGCGCCGCGCGCTCGATGGCCGCGTCCAGGCCTTCGGTGGCAATCGCATCGGTGCGCGCGATGATCACCGTGTCCTGGTTGCGGCGCGCATCGACCGCGGCGCGGATCTTGCCGCACATCTCCGGCGTGCTGATCACCGACTTGCCCTGCAGGTGGCCGCAGCGCTTGGGGCTCGACTGGTCTTCGAGCTGGATGGCCGACGCGCCCGCGCGCTCCAGATGCTGCACCGTGCGGCGCACATTGAGCGCGTTGCCGAAGCCGGTGTCGGCATCGACGATCAGCGGCAGGTCCACGCGCTCGCGGATGTGCGCGGTCACGCTGACCACGTCATCGAGGCTCAGAAAGCCGATGTCGGGCCGGCCGAAACGCGTATAGGCAATGCTCGCGCCCGACAGGTAGCAGGCTTCCAGGCCGGCCTGCTGCACCAGCAAGGCGGTGAATGGGTCATACACGCCCGGGGCCAGGACGATCTTGTTTTGCTGCAGGCGTTGCTTGAAGTTCATGGGTTTTCCTGGGAATGGGTGGCTCGGTTTGCCAGGCACTTGCGCAGGTGCGGCACCAGGCCGCCGTCGTTGACCAGTGCCAGCAGATGGGCGGGAATGGGCGCGCATTGCAGATGTATGCCCTGCTGCGGCACGGAGAGCGTGGCTGCGTCCAGATCGAATGCGGCGCGCGCCTGCGGCGCGATGCCCCAGGCCGGCGCGGCCGGCGCCTTCGGGCCTAGCAGCAGCGGCAGGCCCAGGTTGAAGCCGTTGCGGTAGAACAGCCCGGCAAACGAGGGCGCGATGACGCAGCGCACGCCCAGGTGGCGCAGCACCTCGACGGCCTGCTCGCGCGACGAGCCGGCGCCGAAGTTGCTGCCGCCGATGAGGATGTCGCCCGGGCGCACCTGGCTGGCGAAGCGCGGATCGATATCTTCGAGGCAGTGCTGGGCAATGGTCTCGATGCCGAACTTCATGTATTTGCCGGGCGCGAGGAAGTCGGTGTTGATGTCGTTGCCGAACACCCAGCAGGTGCCCTGGTTCAGGTCGTTCATGCGAGCATCTCCCGGGGGTCGGTGATGCGGCCGGCCACCGCCGATGCCGCCACGGTGTAGGGCGAGCCCAGGAACACGCGCGACGACGCCGCGCCCATGCGGCCCTTGAAGTTGCGCGCGGTGGTGCTGATGGCCGTGGTGTTCTCGGCAAAGGTGTTGGCGCCGTAGCCGGCGCAGGCGCCGCAGCTGCTGGGCAGCAGGCGCGCGCCCGCGTCCAGCAGGATCTGCAGCGTGCCTTCGGCTTGCGCGGCCTGCTGGTCCCGGGCGCTCGCGGGCGCCACCATCAGGTCGACACCGCGCGCGATGCGCTGGCCCTTGAGCACTTCGGCGGCCATGCGCAGGTCTTCGAGCTTGGCGCCGGTGCAGGCGCCGATATAGGCAATGTCGACCTTTTCCTCGCCGCATTCCTTCGCGGCTTCGGCCAGCGCCGGCGAGCCCGGCGCCGACACCTGGGGCGCAAGCGCATCGGCGGCAAACCGGTGGCGGGCCAGCAGCGGCGCCTGGGCGTCGGTCTGCCAGTGCGTGAAGTCCGGCAGTTCCTGCGCCGGCACGCCGCTGGCGAGCAACCAGTCGCGCGTGGTCTCGTCGGGAGCGATCAGGCCGGCCTGGCCGCCGAGTTCGGCGGTCATGTTGCTGAGCGTCATGCGCTCGTTCATCGACAACGCGCGCACCGCCTCGCCGCAGTATTCGATGGCTTCGTACTGGCCGCCCTCCATGCCGAAGCGCGTGCACATGTGCAGCATCATGTCCTTGGCGCAGACGCCGGCGCCGAGCCGGCCGGTCCATTCCATGGCAATGGTGTGCGGCACGCGCAGCCAGATCTCGCCCGTGACCACGACGCCGAGCATTTCCGTCGCGCCGATGCCGAACATGTAGGCGCCGAATGCGCCTCCGGTGCACGAATGGCTGTCGCCGCCGACGGCAAACATGCCGGGGCGGATATGGCCGTGCTGGGGCGTGACGACATGGCAGATGCCCTGCTCGTCATAGAAGTTGGCGATGCCCTGCTCGCGCACCCAGTCGCGCGCGATGCGCACGATCTGCGCGCTGTCGGCATCGGCCGCGGGCACGTAGTGGTCGGTGACGACCACGATCTTTGCCGGGTCCCAGACCTTGACGCCCAGGGCATCGAGGTGGGGCTTGAGGCGGCGCGGGCCGCCCGAGTCATGCATCATCGCCAGGTCGACCTGGCAGGTCACGAGCTCCTCGGGCGCGACCTGCGGCCGGCCGCAGGCGCGCGCCACGAGCTTCTGGGCAAGGGTCTGGGGCGTCATTCGACGGTGGCTCCGGATTTCTTCACGATGTCGCCCCAGAAATCCACATCCTTCTTGATGAAATCGGCGAACTGCGCGGGCGTCATGGTCGGCACCGTCGCGGCTTCGCTCTCCATGCGCTTGCGGAAGTCGGGCGAGGCAATGGCCACCTTGATGGCGCCATAGAGCTTGTCGACCACATCCCTGGGCATCTGCGCCGGGCCGAACAGGCCGAACCAGGCCTGCGAGTGGTAGCCGGGCACGGTCTGGGCGATGGCCGGCAGGCCGTCGAACTGCGGCAGCGGCTTGGGGCTGCTGACGCCGAGGAACTTGAGGCTGCCGGTCTTGTAGTGCGGCAGCACGTTGATGGTGCTGGCGAACATCAGGTCGACGGTACTCGCCGACAGCAGGTCGGTGAGCGCCGGGCCCGTGCCCTTGTACGGGATGTTGACGATGTCGGTCTGCGTGGCCAGCTTGAACTGCTCGGCCGCAAGGTGCAGCGACGAGCCCTGGCCGCCGATGGCGAACGTCAGCTTGCCCGGGTTCTTCTTCGCATAGTCGATCAGGCCGGCGATGTCGTTGAACGGGGCGTTCTTGCGCGCGACCAGCACGCTGGGCACCTGGGCGACCATGGTGATGGGCGTGAAGTCGGCGACGGGGTCGAACGGCAGCTTCTTGAACAGCGTGGCGTTGATGGTGTGGCTGGTGAAGCTCATCAGCAGGGTGTTGCCGCTGGGGTCGCTCTTGGCGACCTGCTGCGCGGCGATGTTGCCGCCCGCGCCGGGCTTGTTCTCGACGATGACCGTGCGGCCCAGCGTCGTGCCCATGGACTGCGCGATCACGCGTGCCAGCGTGTCGGTGGAGCCGCCGGGAGTGGCGCCGACCACGATGGTCAGCGGACGGTTGTTCTGTGCCGCCACGCCCTGTGCCAGGGCCAGCGCGGCCAGCGCGCCTATCGTCCAGCGTCGGTTGAGTTGCATCGTGTCTCCTGTCTTTATGGGTCTGAGCTGTGATGGTCGGCGCCGCGCCCGGGTCTCAACGGAACCTGGTGGTCCCATCGGGTTAACACGTGGGTGACAGCCCTGCTGCTTTCCCGCCTTCCGCCGCGCGTGCCGGCCGGGTAGAGTGGACGCAGGCAGCGCGGGGGTCGCGCTGCGCCACGCCCTCCAAGGATGCCCACCGTGAGTTCCATCTTCGACAGCGATCTTCCCCGCAATGCCGCCAACACCGCGCCGCTGACGCCGCTTTCCTTCATTGCGCGCGCGGCCGAGGTCTATCCGGAGCAACTGGCCATCGTGCATGGCGCGCTGCGCCAGACCTGGGGCCAGACGTATGCGCGCTGCCGCCAGCTGGCCAGCGCGCTGCAGCGCCACGGCATCGGCAAGAACGACACCGTGGCGGTGCTGCTGCCCAATACGCCGCCCATGGTCGAGGCGCATTTCGGCGTGCCCATGGCCGGCGCGGTGCTCAATGCGCTCAACACCCGGCTCGACCCCGAAGCCATTGCCTTCATGCTCGACCATGGCGAGGCCCGCGCGGTGATCGTCGATCCCGAGTTCGCCGGACTGCTGGGCAAGGCGCTGGCGCTGCGCGCGTCCGACCGCGAGGTACTGCTCATCGAAGTGCAGGACGAACTCTATGGCGCGACGTCGCAGGCGCTGGGCGGCATCGACTATGAGGCGTTTCTGGCCGAAGGCGATGCGCAGTTCGAATGGCAGCTGCCGGCCGACGAGTGGGACGCGATCGCGCTCAACTACACCAGCGGCACCACGGGCAATCCCAAGGGCGTGGTCTACCACCACCGCGGCGCGGCCACCAACGCCATCAGCAATGTGCTGGAGTGGGACATGCCCAAGCATGCGGTCTACCTCTGGACGCTGCCGATGTTCCATTGCAACGGCTGGTGCTTTCCCTGGACGCTGGCGCTGCGCGCGGCCGTGAACGTCTGCCTGCGCCGCGTCGAGCCGCAGGCGATCTTCAACGCCATGCGCGACCACGGCGTGACGCACTACTGCGGCGCGCCCATCGTGCACGGCATGCTGGTCAATGCACCCGCGGCCCTCAAGGAGGGGCTGCAGCCGGGTGTCAAGGCCATGGTCGCGGGCGCGGCGCCGCCGGCCTCGATGATCGAGGGCATGGAGCGCATGGGCTTCGACCTGACCCATGTCTATGGACTCACCGAGACCTACGGCCCGGCCGCGGTCTGCCCGCAGCATGCCGGGTGGAGCGGGCTGGACATCGGCGAGCGCGCGCGGCTCAATGCGCGCCAGGGCGTGCGCTTTCACCTGCAAGGCGACGTGCGCGTGCTCGATCCCGAGACCATGCAGCCCGTGCCGCAGGACGGCGAGACCATGGGCGAGATCATGTTCAAGGGCAACATCGCGATGAAGGGCTATCTGAAGAACGCCAAGGCGACGCAGGATGCGTTCGCGGGCGGCTGGTTCCACAGCGGCGACCTGGGCGTGCAGTATCCCGACGGTTATATCAAGATCAAGGACCGCAGCAAGGACATCATCATCTCGGGCGGCGAGAACATCTCGTCCATCGAGATCGAGGACGTGCTCTACCGCCACCCCGACGTGCTGGCCGCGGCCGTGGTGGCCAAGCCCGACGCGAAGTGGGGCGAGACGCCGTGCGCGTTCGTCGAGCTCAAGGCCGGCGCCAGCACCACGCCCGAAGACATCGTGCTGCACTGCCGCAAGCACCTCGCGGGCTTCAAGCTGCCGCGCGCCGTGGTGTTCGGCGAGCTGCCCAAGACCAGCACCGGCAAGATCCAGAAGTTCGAGCTGCGCAAGGTCGCGGGCTCGGCGACGTCCATCGACGTTTAGCCCTTGCGCAGGCTCGGGGCGAGCGGCGTTTGCGCCGTTCATCCTGAACTGGGTAAGCACAAAGTCTCACAAGGCGTTAAAAAGGAACAGCGGGCATCAAAAATCCGTTCGTCCTGCGCCTGTCGAAGGATGAACGGCCTGCGCTCAAGGCATGAGGACGGGCCGTTCATGGTGCGACGCGCCCGGCCAGGGAGGCTCACTACGAACGGGTCAATGTTCTGTCGCCGTTTGCCAACATCAACCACCTTCTAATTCATTGATTTAGTTGAAAAAAGCTGTTTCTTGAGAGCTTGATGAAGGATGTGGTTGCATGGGCTGCGACGCTTTTCAAGCGGCTGTGGTATGGTCGGCGCGCTAAAAACGACAAGAACCCGGGGACTTGCGCGGCAGGCCCTGGAACACCGAGACAGCGCCATGAAATCGACTACCGAGTTCCAGCAGTTCAAGCGCGAGCAGCGCAAGATCGTGATGGTCACCGCCTACGACTATCCGGGCGCACGCTATGCCGAAGCCGCGGGCGCCGACACCATTCTGGTCGGCGATTCGCTGGGCATGGTGGTGCTGGGCTATGACTCCACGGTGCCGGTCACCGTCGACGACATGGTGCACCACGCCAAGGCCGCGCGCCGCGGCGCGCCCGCGACCTGCATCGTCGTCGACATGCCGTTTGGCAGCTACCACGCAGGGCTTGAAAGCACGACGCGCTGCGCGGTCGACATGATGCAGCGCAGCGGCGCCGACGCCCTCAAGGTCGAGGGCGCGGGCGAAGTGATCGATGTGATACGCCGCCTGACCCATGTGGGCATTCCCGTCGTTGCCCATCTGGGCCTGACGCCGCAGTCGGCCGCGGTGCTCGGCGGCTACAAGGTGCAGGGCCGCGACACCGCGGCCGCGCAGCAGATCATGAACGATGCGCTGGCCTGCGAAGCCGCGGGCGCCTGCGCGCTGGTGCTTGAATGCGTGCCCCAGCAGCTGGCCACGCGCATCAGCGCGCAGCTGGCGATTCCAACCATTGGCATAGGCGCAGGCCCGGGTACCGACGGCCAGGTGCTGGTGTTCCACGACCTGCTCGGTTACGGCAGCCACCGCGTGCCCAAGTTCGTGCAGCAGTTTGCCGATATAGGCACGCCGCTGCAGGCCGGCCTGGCCGCCTACGCCGACGCGGTGCGCAGCGGTGCGTTTCCGGCCGAAGCCCATACGTACAACATCGACGACTCCGTGCTTGAACGGATCTACGGCGGCATCGTGCCCGCCGCGTCCTGAATCCCGTCCCTGAAGATTGGCTGCCATGCAACGACTGACTTCCATTGCCGAACTGCGCCGCTGGCGTGCCGATGCGCGCCGCGCCGGCAAGAGCGTCGGCCTGGTGCCGACCATGGGCGCGCTGCACAGCGGCCACATGGCGCTGGTCGAGGCCGCGCGCCGCGACTGCGACCTGGTGGTGATGAGCATCTTCGTCAATCCGCGCCAGTTCGGTCCGGGCGAGGATTTCGACGCCTATCCGCGCGACCTCGAGGGCGACTGCGCGCTCGCCGAAGCGCATGGCGTCGACGCGGTCTTCGCGCCTGCCACCGAGGAGATGTACCCGCATGCCGCAGGCCCGCTGATCGTGGCCGGGCGCCAGGCCGACATGCTGTGCGGCGCGTCGCGCCCCGGGCATTTCGACGGCGTGCTGCAGGTGGTCTGCAAGCTGTTCAACCTGGCCCAGCCGCAGCAGG
This window encodes:
- a CDS encoding isocitrate lyase/PEP mutase family protein; protein product: MNFKQRLQQNKIVLAPGVYDPFTALLVQQAGLEACYLSGASIAYTRFGRPDIGFLSLDDVVSVTAHIRERVDLPLIVDADTGFGNALNVRRTVQHLERAGASAIQLEDQSSPKRCGHLQGKSVISTPEMCGKIRAAVDARRNQDTVIIARTDAIATEGLDAAIERAARYAEAGADLLFVEAVRTREQMDVVQRELGQLCPLMANMVEGGMTPVKPAAELEEIGYRLVIFPGGTVRALAHTLQGYFASLHQHGTTAPWQDRMLGFDGLNAVIGTPEMLALGETYA
- a CDS encoding 3-isopropylmalate dehydratase, yielding MNDLNQGTCWVFGNDINTDFLAPGKYMKFGIETIAQHCLEDIDPRFASQVRPGDILIGGSNFGAGSSREQAVEVLRHLGVRCVIAPSFAGLFYRNGFNLGLPLLLGPKAPAAPAWGIAPQARAAFDLDAATLSVPQQGIHLQCAPIPAHLLALVNDGGLVPHLRKCLANRATHSQENP
- a CDS encoding 3-isopropylmalate dehydratase large subunit, translated to MTPQTLAQKLVARACGRPQVAPEELVTCQVDLAMMHDSGGPRRLKPHLDALGVKVWDPAKIVVVTDHYVPAADADSAQIVRIARDWVREQGIANFYDEQGICHVVTPQHGHIRPGMFAVGGDSHSCTGGAFGAYMFGIGATEMLGVVVTGEIWLRVPHTIAMEWTGRLGAGVCAKDMMLHMCTRFGMEGGQYEAIEYCGEAVRALSMNERMTLSNMTAELGGQAGLIAPDETTRDWLLASGVPAQELPDFTHWQTDAQAPLLARHRFAADALAPQVSAPGSPALAEAAKECGEEKVDIAYIGACTGAKLEDLRMAAEVLKGQRIARGVDLMVAPASARDQQAAQAEGTLQILLDAGARLLPSSCGACAGYGANTFAENTTAISTTARNFKGRMGAASSRVFLGSPYTVAASAVAGRITDPREMLA
- a CDS encoding GntR family transcriptional regulator — encoded protein: MLTEATASPRVPQEKRYLQLAGLFRHKIVTGQWPVGSSIPTVEQLEALHSASRTTVRMALGRLVGEGLLRTRKRGGTQVMAAPQRPPSFLLPSRWKELVVFHGNTGYRLLASESCCLPAIPAGLASVQGEIAPAYQRLLGLHCCGDQPFCLSQMYVEQTLYERIAPQLAQLSVVEALTRGPRPLATARQRLSIAPADELIETHLGVALGTPLLQALRWACDRKGQIVHWAQLGFLSEYAHMEMDLLN
- a CDS encoding Bug family tripartite tricarboxylate transporter substrate binding protein, with protein sequence MQLNRRWTIGALAALALAQGVAAQNNRPLTIVVGATPGGSTDTLARVIAQSMGTTLGRTVIVENKPGAGGNIAAQQVAKSDPSGNTLLMSFTSHTINATLFKKLPFDPVADFTPITMVAQVPSVLVARKNAPFNDIAGLIDYAKKNPGKLTFAIGGQGSSLHLAAEQFKLATQTDIVNIPYKGTGPALTDLLSASTVDLMFASTINVLPHYKTGSLKFLGVSSPKPLPQFDGLPAIAQTVPGYHSQAWFGLFGPAQMPRDVVDKLYGAIKVAIASPDFRKRMESEAATVPTMTPAQFADFIKKDVDFWGDIVKKSGATVE
- a CDS encoding B12-binding domain-containing radical SAM protein, whose amino-acid sequence is MSTALTAPPRILSVIPPMTQLNTPYPSTAYITGFLRSRGLPAVQEDLALALVLRLLSPEGLQQVIDLVQEQFDADPERAFSPAVQSFMGQRDRYLATIGRVIGFLQGRDSTLSHRIVSRQYLPEGPRFDALEGYIDDGSGDPLGWAFGALGQQDRAKHIATLYLNDVADVLRDAADPRFEFVRYAESLAGSQASFEPLAQALAAPMTLVDATLHQLTLEALERHRPDVVLLSVPFPGSVYAAFRIAQTIKAHAPQTRLVLGGGFVNTELRELTEPRVFDYFDFVTLDAGERPLLALLEHLQGQRGASRLVRTYQRDPQGVVRYTNMMEADVAFAEVGTPTWDGLPLHSYLSLLDMLNPMHRLWSDGRWNKLTVAHGCYWKKCSFCDVSLDYIGRYEGASASVLADRIDSIVAETGQTGFHFVDEAAPPKALKALAQELLERGTDISWWGNIRFEKTFSPELCNLLADSGCIAVSGGLEVASDRLLALMKKGVSVDQVARVTKAFSEAGILVHAYLMYGFPTQTVQDTVDALEYVRQLFEHGCIQSGFFHRFSCTVHSPVGLNPEEYGITLTPMPPVQFAKNDIGFHDPSGVDHDALGAVLKKAIYNFMHGVGVEQDVRSWFPFKVPKTTVPRNKIEKALRFKG
- a CDS encoding GntR family transcriptional regulator; the protein is MPRPSQPPLFRQVADTIRERLRDGTYPVGIPLPGERALAEGFGVARVTVRSALARLQEEGLVTRLRGQGTLPIGQAMATRHPKLHNGLLDNIVSQGLRTRIQVLSCTRQACDTEIARLLQLPPAAPVLCIQRVRRSSGAPVMYSEVVLPECVGAAIVRPLLEEMPLLTLMEQAGYPFDHGEQELSATIAPAHVAAALRIPAGAPLLQVRRVVYDAQKRPIQYLLGYYAPERYQYRMHVSRSGSASKVWISEGSG